ATGAATAGTAAACAATTAATAAGTAGAGAAATAGAGTTGTTCTACGATAAAGTATCGGAAGAAACCAGACTTGATAAGGGAATGGGAGTATTTGAGTTTGAAAGAATAAAATCACTTATTGAAAAATACATCATCGCTTCACCATTAACCATAATTGATATCGGTGGTGGCACAGGGAAGTATTCGGAATGGCTTGCAAAGAAAGGACATCGAGTTCATTTGGTAGAGCCCGTTACAAAACATTTAAAAATAGCCCGCGACAGAGCTAATAAATTGAAAAACAAATTTGCTGTGCACAAAGGAGAATCTCGAAAATTAGAGTTCTCAAATAATTATGCCGACCTTATTATACTACACGGTCCACTTTATCATCTTCAAGAGAAAGAGGACCGGGATTTAACCATTTGTGAAGCCAAACGAGTTTTGAAAAACAACGGCGTTATATTGGGGTTTGCCATTAATTATACTGCATCCACTTTGGTAGGTCTTTTAAATGGGTTAATCCACAAAAAGTCATTTTTTGAAATGTGTAAGGAAGAACTAACACTTGGCAAACATAATCCGCCCCCTGATTTCCCTTGGCTTTTAGCAGAAGCATTTTATCATAGGCCCGAACAATTAAAGAATGAATTTTTAAATCAACAATTAACCTATTTAAATACGTATGCAGTTGAAGGTTTGGCATGGTTGGACAAAGACTTTTTTGCCAATATGCAGAACTACCAACGGCGGAGAGTACTCATGGAGCTTATTCAAATTACTGAAAATGATAGCTACCTTCTTCCATTCAGTCCACATATGATGATAGCGGTACAAAAAACATATAACCATGGAAAATAAAGACAAATATTACTGGGCACTAATAGACAATGATGGTCAACTAAACGAAATTGATCTCGGAGAAAAAATAGGATTGAACGAAAACGAAACCAACGAAATAATTGGACAGCTTTTGTCTGAATATAAAATTGAATATACAGCAATCAGATGCTGCAATTACAGCCCGACGAAGAGAGCGAAGAGAATGAAGAAAAATTAACAGCTAATGTATTTTTCCTAGGAGCTGTTACTGCAATAGTCTGTGTTGCCTTTAGTCTGGAAAGGCTGGTCATGACGATAGTTGCGGCTTTGCTTATTGGTGGGTTTTACGCTGAGATTGTGTTTCGAGGGATCGATTTGATACGTAAGGAATATAGCGATTGGGAGCACGAAATCCTAATAACTTTTGTAAATTAGGAAAGCAGCAAAAGACGTTGTCTGTTGACAACAGATAACGCTTTTTTTGTTTGATTATTTACTTATTAACGTTTAAAGGAACAAGATATGGGCGGAAAATTGATCCTACAGTTCTCACTTTTGGTCGGACAGCTATTCTTAGGAGAAAGCTGTACCCATAACTCACATCGGGTGACGGCAGAAAATACTAAAAATGAGATTACAGCAGTGTCAATTTCTATGGTTGGCGGATTTACAGTAACACCTTCAAAAGGTTATACGATGAAGATAACAAGAGATAGTATTTATTGTCTGTTTTCTGCAATTGATACAGCGCAGAGTAGCCTAAAATCATATGTCAACACGGAAGATAAATGGAACTTGTTATTGGATAAAATTGATTTGGAAAAATTTATTGCCGCTAAAGAAGAGGAATCGCGTCAGCCATACGACGGAATAGATATAAAAATAAGCATTACAACAAAAAAGGGGCAATATGTAAAACTGAATGCTGACAATAACCCTAGCTGGAATCGTGTATATAGACAATTGGAAGAATATTTTCCCCCACAATCATACGGAAACAAAAAGTTAGATAAGTGAATCTATTAAAGACCGTACTGTTTATAGTGGCTTTTTGTAACTTAGATTGCTTTCCATTTTTTGCTGTGGAAAAGGGAAAGAAAATTTTTTGACATAAATAAACACCATAAATAAAATATAAATTAACATGGATGAGCAATTCAAACAGCAGATATATGAGTTGGCCAAACTGATTCCGAATGGTAGAGTGACGACCTATGGGTCGATAGCAAAAGCCTTGGGCTATCCAAATCATTCGCGACATGTCGGAAAGGCTATGGGAGGATGTCCCAGCGATGTACCCGCCCACCGTGTTGTATCCAGTGGCGGCACGCTTGCAGTGCCTGAATTTCAAGAACGGCTTGAAGCCGAGGGGCTTGTTGTCAATAATTTACGGATCAAGGACTTTAGAAAGCTGTTTTGGGATCCGATGGACGAAATAATCGATTAATGTAATACTATGAAATACTGTGCTTTTCTACGCGGCGTCAATGTGAAGGGAACCAATATGAAGATGTCAGATGTCTGTCAGGTTTTTAAGGACGCCGGTGTAACGGACGTTACTTCGGTACTGGCTTCTGGAAATATTGTTTTTTCGTCGGACAAAGCGCCCGCCTCGCTCAAGCAGTTACTGGAGGATTCCATGTCGGCATATTTTTCTTATGAAGCTTTTTTGTTCATCCGATCACAGGAAGAAGTGGAATTGCTGCAGGCAAATATTCCTTTTGAAATACATACGGACTTCCATGTCTATGCTTTTGTAGGGACAACAGGTGTCGAAACAATACTGATGGATGAATTCAGCAATTCGACACATGTGCCGGGAGAGACGGGAGAAATTGTCGATACGGTCTTTTATTGGCGAGTACCCAAGGGCAATACCTTGGATTCCAGCTTCGGAAAGGTGTTGGGGAAAAAGAATCTAAAAGATAAGATGACAAGCCGGAATATCAACACCTTTGAAAAGATATTGAAAAAAATGGGTTAATTATCGGAATGAGCCCGGTATTATCCAGGCTCATTTTTAGTTTATGGAATTCAGCCATGCGCAAAGTAGTTACTTGGATGAAAACTTTTATGGCATTGATCTTAATCAATCTCAGCCGATTTAGCCCAGATATTAATATGGCCGTCTTTTGCATAAAGATCAATTTCGTGAACTTCTTCCGGACTAAACGTCAGATTCTTCAGCGCACCAACGCAATCAATGACCTGTTGTGGTCTTGAGGCGCCGATTAGCGCCGATGTAACTTGCTTCTTGCGTAAAACCCATGCTATAG
The Sphingobacterium multivorum genome window above contains:
- a CDS encoding class I SAM-dependent methyltransferase, which codes for MNSKQLISREIELFYDKVSEETRLDKGMGVFEFERIKSLIEKYIIASPLTIIDIGGGTGKYSEWLAKKGHRVHLVEPVTKHLKIARDRANKLKNKFAVHKGESRKLEFSNNYADLIILHGPLYHLQEKEDRDLTICEAKRVLKNNGVILGFAINYTASTLVGLLNGLIHKKSFFEMCKEELTLGKHNPPPDFPWLLAEAFYHRPEQLKNEFLNQQLTYLNTYAVEGLAWLDKDFFANMQNYQRRRVLMELIQITENDSYLLPFSPHMMIAVQKTYNHGK
- a CDS encoding MGMT family protein: MDEQFKQQIYELAKLIPNGRVTTYGSIAKALGYPNHSRHVGKAMGGCPSDVPAHRVVSSGGTLAVPEFQERLEAEGLVVNNLRIKDFRKLFWDPMDEIID
- a CDS encoding DUF1697 domain-containing protein, with protein sequence MKYCAFLRGVNVKGTNMKMSDVCQVFKDAGVTDVTSVLASGNIVFSSDKAPASLKQLLEDSMSAYFSYEAFLFIRSQEEVELLQANIPFEIHTDFHVYAFVGTTGVETILMDEFSNSTHVPGETGEIVDTVFYWRVPKGNTLDSSFGKVLGKKNLKDKMTSRNINTFEKILKKMG